A region of the Candidatus Limnocylindrales bacterium genome:
CTGCGAGCGAGGGGCACCGTCCGCTCGGCGCCGATTCGCCGGCGACGACCACGACGCCTCGCTCTGCGCCGATCGCCGGCGACGACGACGCCCCGTTCTGGGCCGAAACCGGCAGCGACGCACGCCGGCCCGTGACCCGGGCCAAGACGCGCAGCCAATTTTTCTGTACCCGGTGCGATCGACCTGTCGAATCGGGCGGGTGCCGACCGATTAGGCGTGTCAGTGGGGCGCAAGCCGCCCCGCATCCTACAAGGAGAGCCACCCATGCCCAGCACCGTCCGCCTCCACCGCGTTCTTCGCACCACGCCCGAGCGCCTGTACCGCGCGCTTCTCGATCCCGACGCGATGGCCAAATGGCTTCCGCCCGACGGCTTCACCGGGAAGGTGCACAGCCTCGACGCCCGCGTCGGCGGGAGCTACCGGATGTCCTTCACCAACTTCACGACCGGACAGACGCATGCGTTCGGAGGGCAGTACCTCGAGCTGATCCCCAACGAGCGCCTGCGCTACACCGACCAGTTCGACGACCCCGGCCTCCCCGGCACGATGGAGACCACGGTCTCGCTGCGGGCAGTCTCGTGCGGCACCGAGCTCGACATCGTGCAGGAGGGAATTCCCGACGCGATTCCGCTCGAGTCGTGCTACCTCGGCTGGCAGGAGTCGCTGACGCTGCTCGCGCGGCTCGTGGAGGCGGAGGTCAAGTAGGTCGAAGTGGCGTAGCCGCCCGGCGGCGTGGCGTGATCGTCGCACGGTGGTCCCACCGCCGACGGGCGCAGTCCCACCGCGATCGGCCGCTACCTGCGTGTTCCCTTTGCCGGCCCGTCGGCATCTCACCTCCATCTCATCGATGGAGGAGATCCCATGACCACCACCCGCAACACCCGGCTGCTGCTCGCTTCGGCCGTGCTCGGCCTCGTCGCGGCCTCGAACGCCGGCGCCGCCGCGGCGGCCGAGAAGGCCGAGTCGGAGAAGGTGCACTGCTACGGCATCAACGCCTGCAAAGGCACCGGCGACTGCAGCGGCAAGGGCCATCCGTGCGCCGGGCAGAACGCGTGCAAGGGGCAGGGACACATCAACCTTCCCAAAGAGCTGTGCCTGCGCATCCAGGGCGGCCACCTGGTTGCCGGTCCCGGCGAGGAAGGCTGAGAAGTGGCCTCGCCGGCCGCCGCGGTTTTTCGCGGCCGCGACGTTCCGCAGTGGCCGCGGCTCGGCTTCGGCGCCGGCCTTCGCGCCCAGCACTACCGGGACGTGCTCGAGGGGCCGCGGCGGCTCGATTGGTTCGAGGCAATCACGGAGAACTACATCGACACCGCCGGTCGCCCCCTGGCCGTTCTCGAACGCGTGCGGTGCGACTATCCGGTCGCGCTGCACGGCGTGGCCCTTTCGATCGGTTCGGCCGATCCTCTCGACGAGGATTACCTGAGGAAGCTTCGCCGGCTGTGCGATCGGATCGAGCCGGCGCTGGTCAGCGATCATCTGTGCTGGAGCGGCGTCAGCGGGCGGCCGCTCTACGACCTGCTTCCGCTGCCCTACACGCCCGCATGTCTGCGCTATGTCGCCAGCCGCGTCGCGCGCGTGCAGGAGGTCCTGGGGCGCCGCATCGCGCTCGAGAACCCCTCGCGCTACGTCGATCTGCGGTGCTCGACGATGAGCGAGCACGACTTCCTGGCCGAGCTGTGCGAGCGCGCCGACTGCGGACTGCTGCTCGACGTGAACAACGTCTACGTCACCGCCAGCAACCTCGGCGTGGATGCCCGCGCCTACCTCGACGCGATTCCGGCCGGTCGCGTCGCCCAGATCCATCTTGCCGGCTTCACCGACATGGGCACCCATCTCTTCGATACCCACAGCGCGCCCGT
Encoded here:
- a CDS encoding SRPBCC family protein is translated as MPSTVRLHRVLRTTPERLYRALLDPDAMAKWLPPDGFTGKVHSLDARVGGSYRMSFTNFTTGQTHAFGGQYLELIPNERLRYTDQFDDPGLPGTMETTVSLRAVSCGTELDIVQEGIPDAIPLESCYLGWQESLTLLARLVEAEVK
- a CDS encoding DUF692 domain-containing protein — encoded protein: MASPAAAVFRGRDVPQWPRLGFGAGLRAQHYRDVLEGPRRLDWFEAITENYIDTAGRPLAVLERVRCDYPVALHGVALSIGSADPLDEDYLRKLRRLCDRIEPALVSDHLCWSGVSGRPLYDLLPLPYTPACLRYVASRVARVQEVLGRRIALENPSRYVDLRCSTMSEHDFLAELCERADCGLLLDVNNVYVTASNLGVDARAYLDAIPAGRVAQIHLAGFTDMGTHLFDTHSAPVAAEVWDLYRLAVTRFGEAATMVEWDEDIPSFERLCEEVAIARGIFEESHGRRAA